From a region of the Myxococcaceae bacterium JPH2 genome:
- a CDS encoding TetR/AcrR family transcriptional regulator, with protein MATLKRPGPHGGPRDVNRRERTRVLEDAALRLFLERGLDAVTIDDITQAAGVAKGTFYRYFEDKAAMVDALLAPVREALLEGLEACGRALVAARDVESMFEAYRAMAAVIAGALLQYPGVVRLYLQECRGPAVGARQKVVSLARQVAHHAVDITQKAHTHGLLRPIRPAVSALAVVGAVERLLLAVLSEEDAGLGNPLEIPDALTTLVLDGLRRPGGPARRKLDGEPKRP; from the coding sequence ATGGCGACCCTGAAGCGGCCGGGCCCACACGGCGGGCCCCGAGACGTCAACCGGAGGGAGCGGACCCGTGTGCTGGAGGACGCCGCGCTGCGGCTGTTCCTGGAGCGGGGCCTGGACGCGGTCACCATCGACGACATCACCCAGGCGGCGGGGGTGGCCAAGGGGACGTTCTACCGCTACTTCGAGGACAAGGCCGCGATGGTGGACGCGCTGCTGGCGCCGGTGCGCGAGGCCCTGCTGGAAGGCCTGGAGGCGTGCGGGCGCGCGCTGGTGGCGGCTCGGGACGTGGAGTCCATGTTCGAGGCGTACCGGGCGATGGCGGCGGTCATCGCGGGCGCGCTCTTGCAGTACCCGGGCGTGGTGCGGCTGTACCTCCAGGAGTGCCGAGGGCCGGCGGTGGGGGCGCGGCAGAAGGTGGTGTCGCTGGCGAGGCAGGTGGCGCACCACGCGGTGGACATCACGCAGAAGGCGCACACGCACGGGCTCCTGCGGCCCATCCGTCCGGCCGTGAGCGCGCTGGCGGTGGTGGGCGCGGTGGAGCGGCTGCTCCTGGCGGTGCTGAGCGAGGAGGACGCGGGGCTGGGCAATCCGCTGGAGATTCCGGACGCGCTCACCACGCTGGTGTTGGACGGGCTCAGGCGGCCGGGAGGGCCCGCGCGCCGGAAGTTGGACGGAGAGCCCAAGCGCCCGTAA
- a CDS encoding DUF2075 domain-containing protein, translating to MHAWGREIDILRAALQHLGPACTSWGILLEFSLYRLGKRMDAILLAAGTVGVIEFKIGAKHYEAADWQQLEGYAHALRDFHAASQTRPIVPILCAENGPTRPITMVLHDQVANVVETNASNLHEALRQLPPGPNLLSWEEFEASPYRPTPTIIEAARAIYAGHTLADIGRSDAATQAISDAIEFLKATAHRAQQNREKIICFVTGAPGAGKTLIGLDLALTTRLDDSPAALLSGNPPLVHVLTEALAEDASARTRTPKTKTRPQAQAAIQNLLGYLKQHTTGAAPPEHIVVFDEAQRAWDATIGQKLLERPDSEPEIFLSILERLDWALLVCLVGPGQEINRGEQGLSLWGETLLRAAATGRKWHILAAPQALTGGPDVSGTGLFGAHPSHGIQVDTEPRLHLTNSIRSYRNEHHGKWVASLLDGNLNQARQATAAMAAPPALLTRNLQTAKNWLRRYRRGGRTVGLLASSGGVRLIAEGIPPPPISKELDAIGHWFLKPHTDYRSSGALESPLSEFGCQGLELDYAGICWGGDLLWTNASWQARQMSAPKWKIVRDESRRQFRLNSYRVLLTRARAGLIIYVPEGEPEDPTRVPAEFDRIADTLHQAGCERI from the coding sequence GTGCACGCCTGGGGACGCGAGATTGACATCCTCCGTGCGGCGCTTCAGCACCTGGGCCCCGCATGCACTTCCTGGGGAATCCTGCTGGAGTTCTCGCTGTATCGCCTCGGCAAACGCATGGACGCCATCCTCCTTGCGGCAGGGACGGTGGGCGTCATTGAGTTCAAAATTGGCGCAAAGCATTACGAGGCGGCTGACTGGCAACAACTTGAGGGCTATGCGCATGCACTGCGCGACTTTCACGCGGCCTCGCAGACTCGCCCCATTGTTCCCATTCTCTGCGCCGAGAACGGTCCGACGCGACCAATCACGATGGTGCTTCACGACCAGGTTGCCAATGTCGTTGAAACCAACGCGAGCAACCTGCATGAGGCCCTGAGACAGCTGCCTCCCGGTCCCAATCTGCTCTCATGGGAAGAGTTCGAGGCGTCGCCCTATCGGCCCACGCCAACCATCATCGAGGCGGCCCGCGCAATCTATGCCGGGCACACCCTCGCGGATATCGGCAGAAGCGATGCCGCCACTCAAGCCATCTCGGACGCCATCGAGTTCCTCAAGGCGACAGCACATCGGGCACAACAGAACCGAGAGAAGATCATCTGCTTTGTCACGGGCGCCCCCGGTGCGGGGAAAACCCTCATCGGACTCGACCTTGCACTCACAACTCGCCTTGATGACAGCCCAGCAGCCTTGCTCTCTGGGAATCCTCCTCTTGTTCATGTTCTGACCGAGGCCCTGGCCGAAGATGCGTCTGCCCGAACGCGCACGCCAAAAACCAAGACACGGCCACAGGCACAAGCCGCGATTCAGAATCTTCTCGGCTACCTCAAACAGCACACCACTGGCGCCGCCCCTCCGGAGCACATCGTTGTCTTCGATGAAGCACAGCGAGCTTGGGATGCGACCATTGGGCAGAAGCTCCTGGAACGACCCGACTCTGAGCCAGAGATTTTCCTCTCCATTCTTGAGCGGCTCGACTGGGCCCTTCTCGTGTGCCTCGTTGGGCCAGGGCAGGAGATCAATCGCGGTGAACAGGGCCTCTCCCTCTGGGGAGAAACACTCCTTCGCGCCGCCGCCACAGGCCGGAAGTGGCACATTCTGGCGGCCCCGCAAGCCCTTACTGGGGGACCCGACGTCTCCGGGACGGGGCTGTTCGGAGCACACCCGTCCCATGGAATCCAGGTCGACACGGAGCCTCGACTCCATCTCACCAACTCGATTCGTTCCTACCGCAACGAACACCACGGCAAGTGGGTGGCGAGTCTGCTTGACGGGAATCTGAACCAAGCTCGCCAGGCGACCGCAGCGATGGCAGCCCCACCCGCCCTTCTGACGCGCAATCTCCAAACAGCCAAGAACTGGCTCCGGAGATATCGTCGAGGAGGCAGGACGGTGGGTCTCCTTGCCAGCTCGGGCGGAGTTCGCCTCATCGCGGAGGGGATTCCGCCTCCGCCTATATCCAAAGAACTGGATGCCATTGGCCACTGGTTCCTGAAGCCGCACACGGACTATCGCAGTTCTGGCGCACTGGAGTCCCCGCTCAGCGAGTTCGGCTGCCAGGGGCTCGAACTTGACTATGCCGGCATCTGTTGGGGCGGCGACCTGCTCTGGACCAATGCGTCGTGGCAGGCACGGCAAATGAGCGCGCCGAAGTGGAAAATCGTCCGCGACGAGTCTCGCAGACAATTTCGCCTCAACAGTTACCGCGTCCTCCTGACGCGGGCACGCGCCGGGCTCATCATCTACGTGCCAGAGGGAGAACCGGAGGACCCCACCCGAGTCCCAGCCGAGTTCGACCGCATCGCGGACACACTGCACCAAGCCGGCTGTGAGCGCATCTGA
- a CDS encoding haloalkane dehalogenase: MTSISAEFPFTHRFVEVHGSRMAYVDEGQGDPILFLHGNPTSSYLWRNVIPHLRGLGRCIAPDLIGMGASDKPELGYRFADHARYLDGFISALGLNRITLVVHDWGSALGLDWAMRHSERIRGVAFMEAFLSPLSSWEQFPERARGLFQRFREPGVGEELVLDQNIFVEQVLPGSVVRGLTPAEMAHYRAPFPDRVSRKPTLAWPREIPVAGQPADVAEVVVRYRDALCRSPLPKLLFAVEPGVLVPPPLVTWCRENMPHLEVIELGRGLHFIQEDHPHAIGQGIAEWMRRLPAL, from the coding sequence ATGACCTCTATCTCCGCTGAATTTCCTTTCACGCACCGCTTCGTCGAGGTGCACGGCTCCCGCATGGCGTATGTCGATGAAGGGCAGGGTGACCCCATCCTGTTCCTGCACGGCAACCCCACGTCCTCCTATCTCTGGCGCAATGTGATTCCGCACCTGCGGGGCTTGGGGCGCTGCATCGCGCCGGACCTCATCGGGATGGGGGCCTCGGACAAGCCCGAGCTGGGGTATCGATTCGCGGACCATGCGCGGTATTTGGATGGGTTCATCTCCGCGTTGGGATTGAACCGCATCACGCTGGTGGTCCATGACTGGGGTTCGGCGCTCGGATTGGATTGGGCCATGCGCCATTCGGAGCGCATCCGGGGCGTGGCCTTCATGGAGGCGTTCTTGTCGCCGCTCTCGTCGTGGGAGCAGTTCCCGGAGCGCGCGCGAGGTTTGTTCCAGCGCTTCCGCGAACCGGGTGTGGGCGAGGAGCTGGTACTCGACCAGAACATCTTCGTGGAGCAGGTGTTGCCGGGCTCCGTGGTGAGAGGGCTGACGCCAGCCGAAATGGCGCACTACCGAGCGCCGTTCCCAGACCGAGTCTCACGCAAGCCGACCCTGGCCTGGCCGCGCGAGATTCCCGTCGCGGGACAGCCCGCGGACGTCGCGGAGGTCGTGGTGCGATATCGAGACGCGCTCTGTCGCTCACCGCTCCCCAAGTTGTTGTTCGCCGTCGAGCCGGGAGTGCTCGTGCCGCCTCCGCTGGTGACGTGGTGCCGCGAGAACATGCCGCACCTGGAAGTCATCGAGCTGGGGCGCGGCCTGCACTTCATCCAGGAAGATCACCCGCACGCGATCGGTCAGGGAATCGCGGAATGGATGCGAAGGCTGCCTGCGCTGTGA
- a CDS encoding lytic transglycosylase domain-containing protein: protein MGHKRARGGFQIPGWAWWLVPCVLGPVVVLNLLVAWLGDTQVPLLSFDFLATKARALGAYVQHRPSCVLDNHPPLEPLVVAAERRHGIPTGLLQALVQVESETHTHRISAAGAMGPGQLMPDTARQLRVDDPFDPGPAIEGSARYLAEQLRRFDDVRLAVAAYNAGPGAVNGHVPHNGETEFYVAKVMTAYARLRPPPAPTVRPPLRVADKRDTPSPVARTKPEPTPRPQPVAERPVTRPTSKTPTARAQKVAERPQRKPTARERLPAKPSVRGVRRETAPKKASTHATRGA, encoded by the coding sequence GTGGGACACAAGCGAGCCCGGGGCGGGTTCCAGATTCCAGGGTGGGCGTGGTGGCTGGTGCCGTGCGTGCTGGGCCCCGTGGTGGTGCTCAACCTGCTGGTGGCCTGGCTGGGCGACACGCAGGTGCCGCTCCTGTCCTTCGACTTCCTGGCGACGAAGGCGCGCGCGCTCGGGGCGTACGTGCAGCATCGGCCGTCATGCGTGCTGGACAATCACCCACCGCTGGAGCCGCTCGTCGTGGCCGCCGAGCGACGGCATGGCATTCCGACGGGGCTGCTCCAGGCGTTAGTGCAGGTGGAGTCCGAGACGCACACGCATCGCATCTCGGCGGCGGGGGCGATGGGGCCGGGGCAGCTCATGCCGGACACGGCTCGCCAGCTGAGAGTGGACGACCCCTTCGACCCGGGACCGGCCATCGAGGGCAGCGCGCGTTACCTGGCGGAGCAGCTGCGCCGCTTCGATGACGTGCGGCTGGCGGTCGCGGCCTACAACGCGGGGCCGGGCGCGGTGAACGGACACGTGCCCCACAACGGCGAGACCGAGTTCTACGTGGCGAAGGTGATGACCGCCTACGCGCGCCTGCGTCCGCCCCCCGCGCCCACGGTGAGGCCACCCCTGCGTGTCGCGGACAAGCGAGACACACCGAGCCCGGTAGCCAGAACGAAGCCCGAGCCCACCCCGCGTCCGCAGCCCGTGGCGGAGCGCCCCGTGACACGGCCGACGTCCAAGACTCCGACGGCGCGCGCCCAGAAGGTGGCGGAGCGCCCACAGCGCAAGCCCACCGCACGGGAGCGTCTCCCTGCGAAGCCATCTGTTCGGGGCGTTCGACGAGAAACAGCTCCGAAGAAAGCTTCGACACACGCGACGCGCGGCGCGTGA
- a CDS encoding carboxypeptidase regulatory-like domain-containing protein: MIDEVDQRLKAWVGRIASDAPVHLGVPDRETLERGVCLYLLELAPAPAARTGRRAPLQFSVCYLVTAGAASPEAAHRLLGDLVFAAMQESEFEVDLAPVAAAVWAGLRVPPRPGFRLRVPVRKERQAPVPRRVGFPVGVASESDETFQGCVVGPGDEPIPGALVELPTLRLSTRTDARGCFRFPQVPPAAALGRLEVRARGELLAVGEEVLATGTQPLLIRVPMKEDGPGC, translated from the coding sequence ATGATCGACGAGGTCGATCAACGCTTGAAGGCGTGGGTGGGACGGATCGCCTCGGATGCACCGGTGCATCTGGGCGTGCCCGATCGCGAGACCTTGGAGCGCGGCGTCTGCCTGTACCTGCTGGAGCTGGCGCCCGCGCCGGCGGCTCGCACGGGCCGGCGTGCGCCGCTGCAGTTCTCGGTCTGCTACCTGGTGACCGCGGGCGCGGCCTCGCCCGAAGCCGCGCACCGGCTCTTGGGTGACCTGGTGTTCGCGGCCATGCAGGAGTCGGAGTTCGAGGTGGACCTGGCGCCCGTGGCCGCGGCGGTCTGGGCCGGGTTGCGCGTTCCTCCGCGCCCGGGGTTCCGCCTGCGCGTCCCGGTGCGCAAGGAGCGCCAGGCGCCGGTGCCTCGCCGCGTGGGCTTCCCCGTGGGCGTGGCGTCGGAGTCGGACGAGACGTTCCAGGGCTGCGTGGTGGGGCCCGGGGACGAGCCCATTCCCGGCGCCTTGGTGGAGCTGCCCACGCTGCGCTTGAGCACGCGGACGGACGCGCGGGGCTGCTTCCGCTTTCCTCAAGTGCCTCCCGCCGCGGCGCTCGGGCGGCTGGAGGTGCGGGCTCGGGGAGAGCTGCTCGCGGTGGGCGAAGAGGTGCTGGCCACGGGCACGCAGCCCTTGCTCATCCGCGTCCCGATGAAGGAGGACGGCCCCGGGTGCTAA